The Xanthomonas indica genome has a segment encoding these proteins:
- a CDS encoding HutD family protein, translated as MDRYMLPARVIPANAYRRERWRNGLGWTREILRLPASGDDWLLRLSIAEIEQDAAFSAFPGIDRELVLLRGNGVRLRFDDGEEQVLQDPYARLRFAGERPLRGELLDGPTHDFNLMWRRDRLRTQLLHRPLVGPMLFFAEPGVAWAVHLLAGQAQFDAASGLPPLAAGDSAWLAADARRRFALSGGGELLAMRIEAAPTPTD; from the coding sequence ATGGACCGGTACATGCTGCCCGCGCGGGTGATTCCCGCCAACGCGTATCGCCGCGAACGCTGGCGCAATGGCCTGGGCTGGACCCGGGAGATCCTGCGCCTGCCGGCATCCGGCGACGACTGGCTGCTGCGCCTGTCCATCGCCGAGATCGAGCAGGATGCCGCGTTCTCCGCCTTCCCCGGGATCGACCGCGAACTGGTCCTGCTGCGCGGCAACGGCGTGCGCCTGCGCTTCGACGATGGCGAGGAGCAGGTGCTGCAGGACCCGTATGCGCGCCTGCGCTTCGCCGGCGAGCGGCCGCTGCGCGGCGAGTTGCTGGACGGGCCGACCCACGATTTCAACCTCATGTGGCGACGTGACCGGCTGCGCACGCAACTGCTGCACCGGCCGCTGGTCGGGCCGATGTTGTTCTTCGCCGAACCCGGCGTCGCCTGGGCCGTTCATCTTCTGGCAGGGCAAGCGCAGTTCGATGCGGCCAGCGGACTGCCGCCACTGGCGGCCGGCGACAGCGCCTGGTTGGCCGCCGATGCCAGGCGCCGCTTCGCTTTGAGCGGGGGTGGGGAGTTGCTGGCGATGCGTATCGAGGCCGCGCCGACGCCCACGGACTGA
- a CDS encoding FAD:protein FMN transferase: MGTRWSARLLPPHGSDPHTLRAAIQAQLDLLVAQMSTWDAQSDLSRYNHADAGTWHTLPGALDTVLHCAVEVAQRSSGAFDPTIGTVLGLWGFGATAGNRRVPDATALRQARAAGDWRRLSVDAQGRWHQPGGLQLDLSAIAKGYGVDLAVRALQARAVESALVEVGGDLYGYGRKPDGQAWRVLLEAAPEDGVRSDAPPRTLAADGLAVATSGDRWHHFEQDGRRYGHLLDPRSGQPIAATLATVTVAAADAMRADAWATALGVLGAEVGLACAEREGIAVRFLLRQDGGVQERRSSAFAALAQA; encoded by the coding sequence ATGGGCACGCGCTGGAGCGCCAGGCTGCTGCCGCCCCACGGCAGCGACCCGCACACGCTGCGCGCAGCGATCCAGGCGCAGCTCGATCTGCTGGTCGCGCAGATGAGCACCTGGGACGCGCAATCGGACCTCAGCCGCTACAACCACGCCGATGCCGGCACCTGGCACACCTTGCCCGGCGCGCTGGACACGGTGCTGCATTGCGCGGTGGAGGTGGCGCAACGTAGCAGCGGCGCCTTCGATCCCACGATCGGCACCGTGCTCGGCCTATGGGGCTTCGGCGCCACCGCCGGGAATCGGCGCGTGCCCGACGCCACGGCGCTGCGACAGGCCCGCGCCGCGGGCGACTGGCGCCGGCTGAGCGTCGACGCGCAAGGCCGCTGGCACCAGCCGGGCGGGCTGCAGCTGGATCTGTCGGCGATCGCCAAGGGCTACGGCGTCGACCTGGCGGTCCGGGCGCTGCAGGCGCGTGCCGTGGAAAGCGCGCTGGTGGAGGTCGGCGGCGATCTCTACGGCTATGGCCGTAAGCCGGATGGGCAGGCGTGGCGGGTGCTGCTCGAGGCGGCCCCGGAGGACGGCGTGCGCAGCGATGCACCGCCGCGCACGCTCGCGGCCGACGGCCTGGCGGTGGCCACCTCCGGCGACCGCTGGCACCACTTCGAACAGGATGGCCGGCGCTACGGGCACCTGCTGGACCCACGCAGCGGCCAGCCGATCGCGGCAACGCTGGCCACGGTCACCGTGGCCGCCGCCGATGCCATGCGGGCCGATGCCTGGGCCACCGCGCTCGGCGTGCTGGGCGCCGAGGTGGGCCTGGCCTGTGCCGAGCGCGAAGGCATCGCGGTGCGCTTTCTGCTGCGCCAGGACGGTGGCGTGCAGGAACGGCGCAGCAGCGCCTTCGCCGCGCTGGCGCAGGCCTGA
- a CDS encoding response regulator transcription factor, with product MAKILVADADAALRDRIRDYLACFNLQTHDADSAPHLQAQLAAGHYDAVVLDAGLDGAEGLRLCRQLRDRGDIAIVMMADRAEPVDRVIGLDLGADDFLVRPPDLRELVARLNAVLRRVRATQPPPAAHGGWQVDAARHQAVAPDGRTIPLSPGELRLMAVFLEQPGEVLSREVLRTALGDGEASAVAGSRGIDLQVSRLRQKLGDDPLVPQWIRTVRGKGYVFELQRMGLPAAR from the coding sequence TTGGCAAAAATCCTGGTAGCGGACGCGGACGCGGCCTTGCGCGACCGGATCCGCGATTACCTGGCCTGCTTCAACCTGCAGACGCACGACGCCGACAGCGCGCCGCACCTGCAGGCGCAACTGGCGGCCGGGCATTACGACGCGGTGGTCCTCGATGCCGGCCTCGACGGCGCCGAAGGCCTGCGCCTGTGCCGGCAACTGCGCGACCGCGGCGACATCGCCATCGTGATGATGGCCGACCGCGCCGAACCGGTGGACCGGGTGATCGGGCTGGATCTGGGTGCGGACGACTTCCTGGTGCGGCCGCCCGACCTGCGCGAACTGGTAGCGCGGCTCAACGCCGTGCTGCGCCGGGTGCGTGCGACGCAGCCACCGCCGGCCGCGCACGGCGGCTGGCAGGTCGATGCCGCGCGTCACCAGGCGGTGGCGCCGGACGGACGGACGATCCCGCTGTCGCCGGGCGAACTGCGGCTGATGGCGGTGTTCCTGGAACAGCCGGGCGAGGTGCTCAGCCGCGAAGTGCTGCGGACGGCGCTGGGCGACGGCGAGGCCAGCGCAGTGGCGGGCAGCCGCGGCATCGATCTGCAGGTCTCGCGGCTGCGCCAGAAGCTCGGCGACGACCCGCTGGTGCCGCAATGGATCCGCACGGTGCGCGGCAAGGGCTATGTGTTCGAACTGCAGCGCATGGGGCTGCCGGCCGCGCGCTGA